One Vigna unguiculata cultivar IT97K-499-35 chromosome 11, ASM411807v1, whole genome shotgun sequence DNA window includes the following coding sequences:
- the LOC114168393 gene encoding uncharacterized protein LOC114168393 yields the protein MRNRSLYAWLVALFCFLVLMIVTPAIPQSQEYHNFADHRKFLGIPNALNVISNFPFLVIGLVGLVLCYRGNYFRLSLEGEIWGWTCFYVGVAAVAVGSSYYHLKPDDARLVWDRLPMTIAFTSIIAIFIIERIDERKGTVSIIPLLLAGIISIVYWRFFDDLRPYALVQFVPCIAIPLMAILLPPMYTHSTYWLWAAGFYLLAKVLEATDEVIYGWTHHIVSGHTLKHLAAAMVPVFLTFMLAKRDVEPERQNLLKTWRVSWMKFREGNSNVESYSYSYSTVPVVEK from the exons ATGAGAAATCGCAGCCTCTATGCGTGGCTGGTTGCACTTTTTTGCTTCCTCGTACTTATGATCGTTACCCCAGCCATTCCTCAGTCTCAGGAGTATCATAATTTCGCCGACCACCGCAAATTCTTGG GTATTCCTAATGCACTTAATGTGATATCAAATTTCCCTTTTCTGGTTATTGGTCTCGTTGGACTTGTACTCTGTTATCGTGGAAACTACTTTAGACTCAG CTTGGAAGGTGAAATATGGGGTTGGACTTGCTTCTATGTTGGTGTGGCTGCTGTTGCAGTTGGATCTTCGTACTATCATCTCAAGCCAGATGATGCTCGCCTTGTGTGGGATAGGTTGCCA ATGACTATTGCTTTCACATCCATCATTGCAATATTCATCATTGAGCGGATTGATGAGAGGAAGGGAACGGTTTCAATTATACCTCTACTTTTGGCTGGTATAATAAGCATTGTGTATTGGAG GTTCTTTGATGACCTTCGTCCATATGCTCTGGTCCAGTTTGTGCCTTGCATTGCCATTCCTCTAATGGCTATTTTGTTACCTCCAATGTACACACATTCAACATATTGGCTCTGGGCTGCAG GGTTTTATCTTTTAGCTAAAGTGCTAGAAGCTACTGATGAGGTGATCTATGGATGGACACACCATATTGTCAGTGGTCACACACTTAAGCATCTAGCTGCAGCAATGGTTCCTGTCTTCTTAACATTCATGCTTGCTAAGAGGGATGTTGAACCTGAGAG GCAAAATTTGCTTAAAACTTGGAGGGTTTCTTGGATGAAGTTCAGAGAGGGCAACTCCAACGTTGAGAGCTACTCTTACTCGTACAGTACGGTGCCGGTTGTGGAGAAATAG